The proteins below are encoded in one region of Canis lupus familiaris isolate Mischka breed German Shepherd chromosome 21, alternate assembly UU_Cfam_GSD_1.0, whole genome shotgun sequence:
- the SVIP gene encoding small VCP/p97-interacting protein produces the protein MGLCFPCPGESAPPSPALEEKRAKLAEAAERRQKEAASRGILDVRSVEEKRKKKEKIEKQMAESGPPPEGGLRWTVS, from the exons ATGGGGCTGTGCTTTCCGTGTCCCGGGGAGTCGGCGCCCCCGTCGCCGGCCCTG gaagagaaaagagcaaagcttgcagaggctgcagagagaagacagaaggag GCTGCATCTCGGGGCATTCTGGATGTTCGGTctgtggaagaaaaaagaaagaaaaaggaaaaaatagaaaaacaaatggctGAATCTGGGCCCCCACCAGAAGGTGGACTTAGG tgGACAGTCTCATAA